The window ACCGGGGGCTTCTTTGCGGCTTGGTGCGGCTCAGCTGGAGAACAGCATGTGGCCGAAGCTCTTGTGACGCTTGTGGCCGTAGTGACCGCCGTGGTGCCCGCCGTGCGGGGCGCCCCAGGCAGGGGCCTGCGGTGCGGCCGGGTAGGCCTGCGGGGCGGCCGGAGGCGGCGGGGCCGGCTGCGACCACTGGGACTCCACGCGGGTCAGCGACTCCAGCTCGCCGTAGTCGAGAAATATCCCGCGGCAGCCGCTGCACTGCTCGATCTGAACGCCGTTGCGGTTGTACGTGTGCATCGGTGCATGGCACTTCGGACACTGCATGGTCGGCTCAACTCCTCGCCGGTCGGTCCTGCTTCGCGTATCGCCAGGACAGACTCTGTCCGGCTGCGGTCGGTTGCACCCTACTTTGCGTATCCCTGGGTCAACTCAGGGGGGAGCGAAGCCATTCGGTCACAGGCGTCGACGAGGGACTGCTCGACCTCGTCCAGGAGACGGCCCTCGGACAGGGCCTTGGTGATCGCCCGGGCAGCGGTCTGCACGGTGAGGGCGCGGGCCGGGACGTCCAGCGCGGGCCAGGGGTCGCCATGCGCGGGGACGGCCGGACCGCCGGCGGTGCGGTACGCGCCGAGGAAGCGGTCCCATTCGTCGGGCGGCAGCAGCCCACAGGCGTACCAGGCGGCCGGCCGCCCGAGATCCCAGGCCGGCACGCCTACCCCGAGGTCGTCGACGTCGATGAGCAGCCACGGGCCGTCCGGGGCCGGGTGACGGACGAGTTGGCCGAGGTGGAGGTCGCCGTGGCAGAGGGTGGTGGTGTCGGGCTGGGGGGCCGCGGCGCGGGCCCAGGCGGAAAGGGTGTCCCAGGCGCGGAGAACGGCGGTGGTGCCGGTGGTCAGGTCTGTGCCCGCGGCCAGGTCCGTGCCCGCGGCTGCGCGGAGGCGGGTTACGGCGAGGGCGGCTTTGGCGGGGCCGCGCATGGGGGGCAGTGGCGTGGGGGCGGGGGTTCGATGGAGCCGCGCGAGAAGGGTTGCCGCCGCTTCCCAGGGGGCCGCGTCGGGATCTCCCGGGTCGACAGGGATGCCGTACGGCCAGAAGGTCACGAGTCTGCCGTGCAGGTCGACGGGCGTGGGGCCGAGCGGGGGCAGGAGGAGGCCGGGGAGGTGGTTGGCGGCGGTGAGGCGGGGGGTCAGGTCGCCGGGCGTGATGTCCGGGGCGTGGGCCTTGGCGACGGTGTCGGCGTGCCGGACGACGGTGGCGTCGGGGCGGTCGGCGAGGGTGACGGTCGCTCCGCAGGGACAGGCGGAGGTACGTGAGTGGGCGGCGGCTTTGGCCTGAGCGGTGAGGTGGGGCAGGAGGGGGTTGGGGGTCACTGGGGTCCCTTGTGTGCGGATGCTTTGGGGCCGAGGTTACGTGGGGCGGGGCGACGCTCGGCCGTACGACCGGGTGGGGCCGCTTTGCCTGGCACCCGGCGTGAGGGCTTGGCCGGAGTGGGTGCGCGGCCCGGC of the Streptomyces sp. T12 genome contains:
- a CDS encoding zf-TFIIB domain-containing protein, translating into MQCPKCHAPMHTYNRNGVQIEQCSGCRGIFLDYGELESLTRVESQWSQPAPPPPAAPQAYPAAPQAPAWGAPHGGHHGGHYGHKRHKSFGHMLFSS
- a CDS encoding phosphotransferase family protein — translated: MTPNPLLPHLTAQAKAAAHSRTSACPCGATVTLADRPDATVVRHADTVAKAHAPDITPGDLTPRLTAANHLPGLLLPPLGPTPVDLHGRLVTFWPYGIPVDPGDPDAAPWEAAATLLARLHRTPAPTPLPPMRGPAKAALAVTRLRAAAGTDLAAGTDLTTGTTAVLRAWDTLSAWARAAAPQPDTTTLCHGDLHLGQLVRHPAPDGPWLLIDVDDLGVGVPAWDLGRPAAWYACGLLPPDEWDRFLGAYRTAGGPAVPAHGDPWPALDVPARALTVQTAARAITKALSEGRLLDEVEQSLVDACDRMASLPPELTQGYAK